From Acidobacteriota bacterium:
CGCCACTATCCCCGCCGCAGGCAACTGCCAGCAGGCAGGCTGCGGCGAGCAGCCCGCAGGCCAAGTCCCTATTCGTTCGGCGGACAATCGCGTGGAGCCGGCTTTTCACCGTTTTCCTCCGTCGAGCAACCGGCAAGCGATGCCGGCGGCCCTTGTCGACAGACAGTCATCCGCAGCGGATCGAGCCGGCTGACGTGGTGTTCAACAGGGTGACGAACGTCGTGAAGTCATCCTCGGTGCTGTAGCGGTTGTCGGACCCGTTGTGGTGGACCGGAACTACGAAGTCGATCACGGTGTCGCCGTTCACGTCCGCAGGCACGGCATAGGTTCCGAAATGGCGGTCCGATCCGGCGAACGGCTCGGGAGACATCGCCTGGAATTGGCCGCTCCCGTTGTTCCGGTACACCAGTGGCGACTCGGTGACCACGCGGCCGAGGCTTCGCGCCATGACCAGATCCGCGCAGCCGTCGCGGTCAACGTCGTGCATTCTCGGGTCTGCGGTGTTGTGCAGTGGAGCGCCGTCCATGTAGCGCTCCAGAGTGGTGGCGCTCTGATCGCCCATCCGGGTAGGCGTCTCGTCGACAAACGACATGGGTCTGCGGCGACGGAGCACGCCGGACGCTGTCCCGTCATTGATGAGAATCTGAATGTAGCGACCCGTGTGCCAGAGCACGTCCGACTGGGTGTCACCGTTGCGCTCGTGCACGAGCAACAGGTCCTGAAACCCGTCGTCGTTGACGTCGAAATGCGTCAGCGACGGGACTGACGTGTAGCCGTCGTAGAACGCCGGATGCGGCAGTTCAATGCGTTCCGGATAGTGCCCGGTACCGTCGTTCACCAGGACGATGCTGAACTGGTTGATGTGGGTCGGATCGAAGTCCCGGATCTGTCCGAGCGCGAGGTCGAGGTCGCCATCATTGTCCAGGTCCACCAGGTCGTTTCCCACGTGCCGCCAGAACTCCGGTTGCGGGTTGTGGAGCAGCTCGTAGGGTGCGCGATCGGGGTCGAGCGTGAACGTGCCATCGCCATTGTTCACCATGAAGTGGCCTATGACGTTGGCGCCACCGCTGCTCTCGACCCACAAATCGATGTCGCCGTCACCGTCGATGTCGCCTGACGCCGCGGTCTTGACGTGAAGGTCTGCGAGCCCGGAGTATCTGGGGCTCGGCCGCAATTCGTGTTCCTGCCTGACCGCGTCCGCCAGCGCTTCCGATGGCCGAAGCGCTCCGTCCTGGCTGCTCAGGAACAACTGCGGCGGATTGCCGTAGTTGTCCCATCCGCCGACCCCATCTTCCACGTAGACGCCGGCATCGAAGACCGCGAGGTCCGGTCGCGTGTCGCCGTTGAAATCGTCCGCGACTACGACCGCTTTGCGCACGTCGATCGTCCCTTCGACCAATTCCGGCGCGTGCCTCAAGCCTCCGTCGCCCATGCCGACAAACACGTGCAGCGTCGTCTTCGTGAGTCGTTCCTCGCGAGTCGCGCCGCCGTAGTAATCGGTACGCCCTCCCGCGAGGATGTCGTCGCGGCCATCAGCGTTGAGATCTGCGACGGCGTGGACGAAGTCAAGCCGGCCGAGATCAGGATCGGTAAGGACGCGGGAAAAGGTGAGCCTCGAAGACGTTTGTGCATTCGCTACGGAACAGCCGAGCAACACTGCCCCGATCACTACGACGAACTGGCGCGACAACATGGACACTCATCCCTCGTGTGCCGAACTCGAATTCGGCCTCGGGCCTCCTCTCGGCGCTAGCCGTCCAGGGACCCAGTCGACCGGGCGCCTCGCGCCGACTGCCAACTGCGAATTGCCACCCGCGTCCGCGGACCGAACAGGCCGTCCGCGACGCCAGGGTCGAAGCCCGCCGCCTGGAGGCCCTGCTGCACCTGCCGCCGCGTCGACCGGTCGAGACCGAGCCCTTCCTCGACCACCGGGCCGTTGCAGCCCCACGCGCGAACCAGGCACCCCGCGCCGCCGGGCGAACGACACTCGGCCAGCGCCCGCTGCTGGGCACTGGACGCAGAGGCGTACGATTACGCCCAACCCACCGCCGTGCTGTGCGCGTCCTGGTCGGCCGCATTCGCCCCGCAACGGTTGAACGTCGGCACGACCGAGCACCCGGTGGCGCACTCGCGCAACGCCGCCGCGTGCGCCGCTGCCGACATCTCGTAGTCCACGGCCCAGCCCCACTGGTCGCCCTGCCGCTC
This genomic window contains:
- a CDS encoding VCBS repeat-containing protein, which translates into the protein MLSRQFVVVIGAVLLGCSVANAQTSSRLTFSRVLTDPDLGRLDFVHAVADLNADGRDDILAGGRTDYYGGATREERLTKTTLHVFVGMGDGGLRHAPELVEGTIDVRKAVVVADDFNGDTRPDLAVFDAGVYVEDGVGGWDNYGNPPQLFLSSQDGALRPSEALADAVRQEHELRPSPRYSGLADLHVKTAASGDIDGDGDIDLWVESSGGANVIGHFMVNNGDGTFTLDPDRAPYELLHNPQPEFWRHVGNDLVDLDNDGDLDLALGQIRDFDPTHINQFSIVLVNDGTGHYPERIELPHPAFYDGYTSVPSLTHFDVNDDGFQDLLLVHERNGDTQSDVLWHTGRYIQILINDGTASGVLRRRRPMSFVDETPTRMGDQSATTLERYMDGAPLHNTADPRMHDVDRDGCADLVMARSLGRVVTESPLVYRNNGSGQFQAMSPEPFAGSDRHFGTYAVPADVNGDTVIDFVVPVHHNGSDNRYSTEDDFTTFVTLLNTTSAGSIRCG
- a CDS encoding peptidoglycan-binding protein, with the translated sequence MAECRSPGGAGCLVRAWGCNGPVVEEGLGLDRSTRRQVQQGLQAAGFDPGVADGLFGPRTRVAIRSWQSARGARSTGSLDG
- a CDS encoding DUF4189 domain-containing protein: MVIFVSSSSAQPLVGALAIEERQGDQWGWAVDYEMSAAAHAAALRECATGCSVVPTFNRCGANAADQDAHSTAVGWA